Proteins from one Ammospiza nelsoni isolate bAmmNel1 chromosome 18, bAmmNel1.pri, whole genome shotgun sequence genomic window:
- the INPP5J gene encoding phosphatidylinositol 4,5-bisphosphate 5-phosphatase A isoform X5, whose amino-acid sequence MDPARRGSADRGSAPGAGSRPGPPRGPGSAVRLPPDAGVSAAPFLGGGVPGGRRSSRPDGHGFGNGCPRRAGTEERPQAHTPPEGLPLPALLSPGPGGPPSPAAPGRVTFPAPAPSERREMLPKAESSDHIAAWAGPAVPRAPTLPKAVSSEFLAGGWAGLSPRAEPGELPVLSRPLGRLGPSDVCDLLPDCPGRAPEDGAFRITVVTWNVGTAMPPNDVTSLLHLNTGETNDVDMIAIGLQEVNSKINKRLKDALFTDQWSELFMDVLSPFHFILVSTVRMQGVILLVFAKYYHLPFLQDIQTDCTRTGLGGYWGNKGGVSVRLSIFGHMVCFLNCHLPAHLEKAEQRKEDFATILHMQQFEGPVANGILDHDLVFWFGDLNFRIESLDICFVKYAIDSNVLSQLWEKDQLNIAKSTWPVLRGFQEGPLNFPPTFKFDVGTNKYDSSAKKRKPAWTDRILWKIKPPSKGLGTGGHRPSQGVLSVSQLCYCSHMEYTVSDHKPVAAIFAVQFASKVDKPLVEIYVADEWSRPEQAVVRYKMAVGFHRSSWDWIGLYRVGFRHPKDYVSYVWARSDDGERCLEKQLCAQVMFSEEALPKGNGEYILGYYSNTSSSIAGVTEPFQVRGGQQLYRQLRQQLRRG is encoded by the exons ATGGACCCGGCCCGGCGCGGCAGCGCCGACCGGGGCTCGGCCCCCGGCGCGGGGTCTCGACCCGGCCCCCCGCGCGGCCCTGGGAGCGCGGTTCGGCTCCCGCCCGACGCTGGGGTTTCGGCGGCGCCTTTCCTCGGCGGCGGCGTCCCGGGCGGCCGTAGGAGCTCCCGACCGGACGGGCACGGCTTCGGGAACGGCTGCCCGCGGCGCGCAGGAACCGAGGAGCGGCCTCAGGCCCATACCCCGCCTGAGGGTCTCCCGCTGCcggccctgctgtcccccggCCCGGGCGGCCCCCCGTCCCCGGCAGCTCCCGGCCGGGTCACCTTCCCCGCGCCAGCCCCGTCGGAGCGGCGGGAGATGCTGCCCAAAGCGGAGTCCAGCGACCACATCGCGGCCTGGGCGGGCCCCGCCGTGCCCCGCGCCCCCACGCTGCCCAAGGCCGTCTCCAGCGAGTTCCTTGCCGGCGGGTGGGCGGGCCTGAGTCCCCGAGCGGAGCCGGGAGAGCTGCCCGTCCTCTCCCGGCCCCTCGGTCGTCTCGGCCCCAGCGACGTCTGCGATCTGCTGCCGGACTGCCCGGGACGAGCCCCCGAGGACGGCGCGTTCCG CATCACAGTGGTCACCTGGAACGTAGGTACAGCCATGCCCCCAAATGATGTGACATCCCTGCTGCACCTCAACACGGGCGAGACAAACGATGTGGACATGATCGCCATTGG GCTGCAGGAGGTAAACTCAAAGATAAACAAACGCTTGAAGGATGCCCTCTTCACAGATCAGTGGAGTGAACTCTTCATGGATGTACTAAGCCCCTTCCACTTCATCCTG GTCAGCACAGTGAGGATGCAAGGTGTGATCCTGCTGGTGTTTGCCAAGTACTACCACCTGCCCTTCCTTCAGGACATCCAGACAGACTgcaccaggacagggctggggggatACTGG GGCAACAAGGGTGGGGTGAGTGTTCGTCTCTCCATCTTCGGCCACATGGTCTGCTTCCTGAACTGCCACCTGCCAGCACACCTGGAAAAGGCGGAGCAGCGCAAGGAGGATTTTGCCACCATACTGCACATGCAGCAGTTTGAGGGGCCCGTGGCCAACGGCATCCTGGACCATGA cCTCGTGTTCTGGTTTGGGGACCTCAATTTCCGCATTGAGAGCCTGGACATCTGTTTTGTGAAGTATGCCATTGACAGCAATGTCCTGAGCCAGCTTTGGGAGAAGGATCAG CTGAACATTGCCAAAAGTACGTGGCCTGTTCTCAGAGGCTTCCAGGAGGGACCCCTGAACTTCCCACCCACTTTCAAGTTTGATGTGGGCACCAACAAGTATGACAGCAG tgccaAGAAGCGAAAACCTGCCTGGACTGACCGCATCCTGTGGAAGATAAAACCTCCCAGCAAGGGGTTGGGCACAGGTGGGCACCGGCCCAGCCAGGGTGTGCTGTCAGTGAGCCAGCTGTGCTACTGCAGTCACATGGAATACACTGTCAGCGACCACAAGCCAGTAGCTGCCATCTttgctgtgcag TTTGCTTCCAAGGTGGACAAGCCCCTGGTTGAGATTTATGTGGCTGATGAGTGGAGCAGGCCTGAGCAAGCAGTTGTCAGGTACAAGATGGCTGTTGGCTTCCACCGGAGCTCCTGGGACTGGATAGGACTCTACCGG GTGGGGTTTCGGCACCCTAAAGACTACGTGTCCTATGTCTGGGCCAGGAGTGATGATGGGGAGCGCTGCCTGGAGAAGCAGCTGTGTGCACAG GTGATGTTCTCTGAGGAAGCACTGCCCAAGGGGAATGGAGAGTACATCCTTGGATACTACAGCAACACCTCCAGTAGCATCGCTGGTGTGACTGAGCCCTTCCAG GTCAgaggagggcagcagctctacagacagctcaggcagcagctcagaagAGGATGA